Below is a genomic region from Jiangella gansuensis DSM 44835.
AGTCGTCTCGGTAGCCCGACGCGCGCGCGGTCGGCTTGGCCAGCCACTGGTCCAGGTCGCTGCGTCCGGCGGAGGTGATGAGGTACACGGTCCGGTCCGGGCGGGACTCCTGCGGCACCGTGTGAGAGCTGACCATGTTGTCGCGGTGCAGCCGGTCGAGGATCTGGTAGACGTGCCCGATGTTCAGGCCGCCCCACTGCGGCCCGACGGCCTTCTCGAAGTTGGCCTTGAGCTCGTACCCGTAGCTCGGCCCCTCGGCCAGTAGGGCGAGAACAGCATGCTGAAGCGGCACTCTCACACTGTACGGGCGATCTGCGCCTTTATACGGCATTCGTCAGGCGTGATCGAAGGTCGCGCACATTGTCATGCGGGTAGGCGCGAGTAGCCGGACTCTGGGTGCGTGAGCGTGCTCGCGAGTTCGCCGGGTCGATCGCGCCCCGTCACGTGTTCGCCGTCCGTCGGCCACCTCCGATTGATCCGATATGTCCTGCCCAGCACTGTCACCGGAGGTCCGCATGTCCGAGTCCCGCCCGTCGTCGTCCCCGGGAGAGGGTCCTGTGCCGGAAACGGCCGCGCCGGGGGTGCGTGTTCGTCGTGCCGACGGGCGTGGTGTCGCCCGACGTCGTCTCCTTCAAGGTGCGCTGGCGGCGCCCGCGGCGATCGCCGTGCCCGGTATCGTCGCGGCGTCGACCGGCACGACCACAGGTACCGCGCACGCCGCGCCGGTGATCCCTCCGCGGCCCGGGACCTTCGACCCGGAGAGCCCGCGCTTCGCCATCGCCGTCGTCCCCGACACCCAGTACCTCTTCGACGAGGACCGCTCCGACCCCGAACCGCTGGCGGCGACCTTCCGCTATCTCGCCGAGCAGCGCGGCGTGGCCAACGTGGCGTTCATGACCCACCTCGGCGACGTCACCGAGCACGGCACCGAGGACGAGATCCGCCTGGCCGGCCGGACGTTCGAAGTACTGGACGGAGTGATGCCGTACAGCGTGCTGGCCGGCAACCACGACGTCCCAGGGTCCACCGACGACCAGCGCGGCGACACCCCGTACCTGCGGGAGTTCGGTCCGTCCCGGTTCGGTGGCTCCGACACGTTCGGCGGTGCGTCGCCGGACGGCTACAACAGCTTCCACGTGATCCGGGCCGGTGCCCGCGAGTGGCTGGTGCTGGCGCTGGACTGGCGGGTGTCCGACGCCGGCCTGGCCTGGGCGCAAGGAGTGCTCGACGACCACCCGGCGCTGCCTGCCGTGGTCACCACCCACGACCTCGCGGCCGCCGGCGGCGACGGCGTGGCCGAACTGTCCGGTCACGGCAGGCGGCTGTGGGACGGGCTCATCCGCGGCAACGACCAGGTCTTCCTCGCTCTCGGCGGGCACTACTGGCCTCCTGGCCGCACGGTGCTGACGAACGACGCCGGGCACG
It encodes:
- a CDS encoding PadR family transcriptional regulator encodes the protein MPLQHAVLALLAEGPSYGYELKANFEKAVGPQWGGLNIGHVYQILDRLHRDNMVSSHTVPQESRPDRTVYLITSAGRSDLDQWLAKPTARASGYRDDFLLKVLAAAHRGPEAIRAVCRVEHEARQTDLQLLRASRRGQQSGTLATLTVEAAILHTQADLKLVESVEARAGEFGTTTATGDAAQPAS